From Pseudoalteromonas viridis, the proteins below share one genomic window:
- a CDS encoding sensor histidine kinase: MKWQALVDNRQRFFWVLQIAGWIGYALVNYIGSKVFEMRDIYVFVIVLNAYAGCLMTVPLRYLYRKVWNAKPLLLIFVVFSASYLTGTLWSVVQKFNMWEIYRHGYRPEEWYYYLQQGLDSVYIILCWSGLYFGIKYYQLLQSERQKALKANTMAHEAQLKMLRYQLNPHFLFNTLNAISTLILVEENKDANQMVSRLSDFLRYTLNTDPIKKVPLEQELHALKLYLNIEKVRFDERLEVVFDITEEAQQALVPSLILQPLIENSIKYAIAHMASGGKIEIRAQVFANELLLEVGDNGPGATIENGQLSDVQGVGIANTQDRLKTLYENNYSFVLAHNTPSGLKVNIRVPFEKAEK; this comes from the coding sequence ATTGGCTATGCATTAGTAAACTACATCGGGTCAAAAGTATTCGAAATGCGCGACATTTACGTTTTCGTGATCGTGCTCAACGCCTATGCCGGTTGTCTGATGACAGTCCCTCTGCGTTATCTTTATCGAAAAGTTTGGAATGCCAAGCCCTTATTACTCATTTTTGTGGTCTTTAGTGCCTCTTACCTGACCGGCACGCTCTGGTCGGTTGTGCAAAAGTTTAATATGTGGGAAATCTACCGTCATGGCTACCGGCCAGAGGAGTGGTATTATTACTTACAGCAAGGGCTGGACTCTGTGTACATCATTTTGTGTTGGAGTGGGCTGTACTTCGGCATTAAGTACTATCAGTTGTTGCAAAGTGAGCGGCAAAAGGCCCTGAAAGCCAATACCATGGCCCACGAAGCGCAATTAAAAATGCTGCGTTATCAACTTAACCCCCATTTTCTTTTCAATACGCTCAATGCGATCTCGACCTTAATCCTGGTTGAAGAAAATAAAGACGCCAACCAGATGGTCTCCAGGCTGAGTGACTTCTTACGTTACACACTGAACACAGATCCAATCAAAAAAGTACCGCTGGAGCAGGAGTTACATGCGCTCAAGCTGTATCTGAATATCGAAAAAGTCCGTTTTGATGAACGGCTGGAAGTGGTGTTCGATATTACAGAGGAAGCGCAACAGGCATTGGTCCCCAGCTTGATTTTGCAACCTTTAATCGAAAACTCAATCAAGTATGCTATTGCACACATGGCCAGCGGTGGCAAAATTGAGATAAGAGCCCAGGTTTTTGCCAATGAGCTATTGTTAGAAGTGGGCGATAACGGGCCGGGTGCAACGATAGAAAATGGCCAGTTAAGTGACGTGCAGGGCGTTGGGATTGCCAACACTCAGGACAGATTGAAAACGCTATACGAAAACAACTATTCATTTGTGCTTGCGCACAATACACCTTCTGGATTGAAGGTGAATATACGAGTTCCTTTTGAAAAGGCTGAGAAGTAA